The following coding sequences lie in one Fusarium poae strain DAOMC 252244 chromosome 1, whole genome shotgun sequence genomic window:
- a CDS encoding hypothetical protein (BUSCO:41170at5125) encodes MADTPSDPPPDYDKSTASQGTAQRPLRKGPLPLELPILKHLNSKRVILASASPRRKALLQQFGLTNLEILPSTKPENLDKAVLGPFEYVAATAHQKCMDVYTTALEVHLKSIPDPDLVIAADTVIVTKDGRILEKPRSEADHIRMLKHLRDQRMHKVLTAVTVLAPREDARHPGYEIDSYTEETKVYFLSETEGLPDDVIEAYVKTREGADKAGGYAVQGMGGMLLVEKIEGGVDNVVGLPVRKCLAMAEKVIFRQQEEDFEGEGSEEE; translated from the exons ATGGCCGATACACCGAGCGACCCGCCTCCCGACTATGACAAGTCTACCGCCAGCCAAGGCACTGCTCAGAGACCATTGCGCAAAGGTCCTTTACCGCTAGAGCTCCCTATTCTTAAGCACCTCAACTCCAAGCGAGTGATTCTCGCATCTGCATCTCCGCGCAGGAAGGCATTGCTACAGCAG TTTGGCCTCACAAACCTTGAGATTCTCCCATCTACCAAGCCTGAGAATCTCGACAAGGCTGTGTTGGGACCATTCGAATACGTAGCTGCGACAGCTCACCAAAAGTGCATGGACGTCTATACCACGGCTCTGGAAGTACATCTGAAGTCCATTCCTGATCCTGATCTCGTTATCGCTGCAGATACAGTCATCGTTACCAAGGATGGCCGAATTCTCGAGAAGCCTCGAAGTGAAGCCGATCACATCCGCATGTTAAAACACCTCCGCGACCAGCGAATGCACAAGGTTCTTACAGCGGTCACGGTCCTTGCCCCTAGAGAAGACGCGAGGCACCCCGGTTACGAGATCGACAGCTACACAGAAGAGACTAAGGTGTACTTCTTGAGTGAGACTGAGGGTCTTCCTGATGATGTGATTGAAGCTTATGTCAAAACTCGAGAGGGCGCGGATAAAGCGGGTGGCTATGCGGTTCAAGGTATGGGTGGTATGTTGCTTGTTGAGAAGATCGAAGGTGGTGTAGACAACGTTGTGGGACTACCTGTCAGAAAATGCCTGGCCATGGCCGAGAAAGTGATATTCAGACAGCAAGAAGAGGACTTCGAGGGCGAAGGATCGGAAGAAGAATGA
- a CDS encoding hypothetical protein (BUSCO:38269at5125): MSFAAKRKAKVIKVADEDDPSEDVTAPTGDNGTSDDIEPSKPLFGAKSGRKPLRQSGLRKSFNPAGGESLGDASGTNDDEDDGPVVVRPVISRSGSLKGKKKPNKSSRLSFGGDDGATGADEPTAVFTPKKLPLGRALENSAIKRGLGTKGLPMRSIGDDDDRPKYSKEYLEELQSSTPNTPQKSSTLPPDDSDLMDLDASELEGALIVDSAELNNQPQPTAILSEAEIREKKERRQRLALEKDFLSLEDDDDPFARKKKDDTRLIAEDEDLGEGFDNYVEDGGLSLGKRAEKERRRQDRRMMEELITAAEGHTSDSSSDSDAERRIAYEAAQTRAGMDGLKKPRKDPSQNLLQAPPKISPLPSLTECLARLQTTLKGMEDEMKGKHNRVEKLKSERQEIVKREGEVQALLDETGRKYQEAMGQGKVAEGKAVDVPANAPVEMVGARGLETLGMPTSKPEDQEMQQ, encoded by the exons ATGAGTTTTGCTGCAAAACGGAAAGCCAAAGTCATCAAGGTCGCCGATGAGGATGACCCGAGCGAAGACGTCACAGCGCCCACTGGCGACAATGGTACTAGCGACG ATATAGAACCCTCTAAACCATTGTTCGGCGCAAAGTCAGGCCGGAAACCACTCAGGCAGTCAGGCTTGAGGAAGAGCTTCAACCCAGCGGGCGGCGAGAGTCTGGGAGATGCTTCGGGTACCAatgacgacgaggacgatggACCAGTGGTCGTACGGCCGGTCATCAGTCGATCAGGGTCTTtgaagggaaagaaaaagccGAACAAATCCTCGCGGTTATCATTCGGTGGAGATGATGGTGCTACAGGCGCCGACGAGCCAACAGCGGTATTCACTCCCAAGAAATTACCTTTAGGGCGTGCTTTGGAAAACAGTGCTATAAAAAGAGGATTGGGCACGAAAGGACTCCCTATGAGATCGATCGGAGACGATGACGACCGACCCAAGTACAGCAAGGAATATCTCGAAGAACTGCAATCATCCACACCTAATACCCCCCAAAAGTCCTCCACATTACCTCCCGACGATAGCGATTTGATGGATCTGGACGCTTCAGAACTGGAGGGCGCACTCATTGTCGATTCAGCAGAGTTgaacaaccaaccacaacctACAGCCATTCTATCCGAGGCTGAAATtcgtgagaagaaggagcggCGCCAGCGGTTGGCCCTGGAGAAGGACTTTTTGTCACttgaggatgacgatgatccATTCGCACGCAAAAAGAAGGACGATACTCGTTTAATagcagaagatgaagatcttGGAGAGGGATTCGACAACTATGTTGAAGACGGTGGGCTCTCTCTAGGCAAGCGCGCTGAAAAGGAGAGACGCAGACAAGATCGAAGGATGATGGAAGAGCTTATCACGGCAGCTGAAGGCCATACTTCAGATTCCTCATCCGACAGCGATGCCGAGCGGCGAATCGCATACGAAGCTGCGCAGACACGCGCTGGCATGGATGGTCTGAAGAAGCCCCGCAAAGACCCCAGTCAGAATCTTCTACAGGCACCACCAAAGATATCACCTCTCCCCAGTTTAACGGAATGTCTGGCCCGTCTGCAGACTACACTGAAGGGTATGGAGGATGAGATGAAGGGAAAGCATAACCGGGTGGAAAAGCTCAAGAGTGAACGACAAGAAATTGTgaaaagagaaggagaagtaCAAGCTCTGCTGGATGAGACGGGGCGCAAGTACCAAGAAGCAATGGGACAAGGGAAAGTGGCTGAAGGAAAGGCTGTAGATGTCCCTGCGAATGCTCCTGTCGAGATGGTGGGTGCAAGAGGTTTGGAAACACTGGGTATGCCGACGAGTAAACCGGAAGATCAGGAGATGCAACAATAG
- a CDS encoding hypothetical protein (TransMembrane:1 (i93-112o)~BUSCO:31188at5125) — MLARQVVLRRAALSPYRPSAQRILTYQIRPLDRRISFLPWRQKKPDLQNYPVYFTNPNSSSHNHLGPSMSPAEEKRILRSFKWHFRFDRFRRWASTIIILYICWQIFCTVVFDPLFDWADAEWEALSDKEKEEAEANHDPDEPLLFLPFPFTTEEVKQPPYRGSDPEWQTFVKISQDKKLLQEIKNGLASEIKRGVERNPAFNKLLGGEVAVRKFWLDIIFPPAPPPMHYVSGIMIDEEGIFWGDRPIDSLAANFLAKALYPKALAMGCWTFVSFLTKQVAQDIAKSIGLSEPDPPESAWQHVPVNSLPGTMPQQTPRVVVKHDAKAHPAHLPPGFNEILGAAFGPDAKLDPRLQAASLAGAFAFLRYWKPTKTLPSRGCIKVDGIVELKGKTAVMAVLVAGYYDPKTRQYVAVQTRLKHLMQLRQRPAPG, encoded by the exons ATGTTAGCTCGACAAGTCGTCCTGCGACGAGCAGCTCTGTCTCCGTACAGACCTTCGGCTCAACGAATACTCACCTACCAAATTCGACCTCTCGACCGGCGGATATCTTTTTTACCATGGCGTCAAAAGAAGCCCGATCTCCAAAACTACCCGGTCTATTTTACAAACCCGAATTCATCTAGTCACAATCATCTCGGTCCTTCTATGAGCCCAGCTGAGGAGAAAAGGATCTTAAGAAGTTTCAAATGGCATTTCCGCTTTGATCGCTTTCG TCGCTGGGCTTCTacaattattatactttatatttgcTGGCAAATTTTCTGCACTGTTGTGTTCGATCCTCTATTTGATTGGGCTGATGCGGAATGGGAAGCTTTGTCTGataaggaaaaggaagaagcgGAGGCTAACCATGATCCGGACGAGCCATTGTTGTTTCTCCCTTTTCCGTTCACGACAGAGGAAGTCAAGCAACCCCCATACCGAGGATCAGATCCGGAATGGCAAACATTTGTCAAAATCAGCCAGGACAAGAAGCTCCTGCAGGAGATCAAAA ATGGTTTGGCAAGCGAAATCAAGCGTGGCGTGGAGAGAAATCCTGCCTTTAACAAACTCCTTGGAGGGGAAGTAGCCGTAAGGAAATTCTGGCTAGACATAATATTCCCACCCGCCCCTCCACCTATGCATTACGTCTCTGG AATTATGATTGACGAAGAGGGCATCTTTTGGGGTGACCGACCCATCGATTCACTTGCTGCCAATTTTCTTGCCAAAGCTCTCTACCCCAAGGCCCTTGCAATGGGTTGCTGGACATTTGTTAGCTTCCTGACAAAACAGGTGGCGCAAGACATTGCGAAAAGTATCGGTCTAAGCGAGCCTGATCCTCCTGAATCTGCTTGGCAGCATGTGCCAGTGAATAGCCTTCCTGGCACAATGCCACAGCAAACCCCTAGGGTGGTAGTCAAACACGACGCCAAAGCGCATCCTGCACACCTACCTCCTGGCTTCAACGAAATCCTCGGCGCTGCATTTGGCCCCGATGCAAAGCTTGACCCCAGGCTCCAAGCTGCCAGCCTGGCTGGCGCATTCGCATTTTTGCGATATTGGAAACCCACAAAGACTTTACCTTCGAGGGGATGTATCAAGGTTGACGGTATTGTCGAGCTAAAGGGAAAGACGGCTGTTATGGCTGTCCTAGTTGCAGGTTACTACGATCCCAAAACGCGCCAGTATGTTGCCGTTCAGACCCGACTAAAGCACTTGATGCAATTGAGACAGCGACCTGCGCCTGGTTAG
- the SMG1 gene encoding Serine/threonine-protein kinase smg1 (BUSCO:59262at5125): MAPAQPELKKYLDKRLFVQLNGSRKVIGVLRGYDVFLNIVLDEAVEEKDNGEKVRIGMVVIRGNSVVMLEALERIGGDDRRGDR; this comes from the exons ATGGCGCCCGCACAACCTGAGCTTAAGAAG TACCTTGACAAGAGACTGTTCGTTCAGTTGAACGGCAGCCGAAAGGTCATTGGCGTCCTCCGCGGTTACGAT GTCTTCCTGAACATCGTTCTCGATGAGGCggtggaggagaaggacAACGGCGAGAAGGTTAGAATCGGCATGGTC GTCATCCGCGGCAACTCGGTGGTGATGCTCGAAGCGTTGGAACGAATTGGCGGGGACGACCGACGAGGAGACCGATAA
- a CDS encoding hypothetical protein (BUSCO:23928at5125), whose protein sequence is MDSKRKANGPSSAENDDRGSKRRRLTNDFDLSKGQTRESTTAYGLSFLDHLRKTTDKNGRLVATNFEELPPRDGNDDYYENTRMPISISMIENKLNNGEFKNLSELEGYFKRMISNAKEFYSRSDPEFEDAERIRKALSNYMTKTNPAYEARGYQVLPTPFPDEDGAEDEQNENENENENENEDKENGEDEDEDEDEDEDEEDEPEEDEENEDDEEEEEAEELPTSRRRTTITLKRRGPDRTPARRASTRGKETPKPAVPAAKPDHQYEDMPFKGLSFQQAQEKLVEEVIRHEDPGYDGPYFEAFINLPPRSLKEYYKVISDPMSLRKLQRAVKGMHGRGGSTGVSDFKSWAAFEEKAKLLWTNAYFFNEEGSEIYSVAQELEEFFTEQLKQAQADVPEPTQPKIKLKVGGTSDTPTPGPKKITIHVGGQRDSADSPAPGQQKEAANGLGVNGTTRTSTPAQTINSQLEKARSTSISAPSPSPSTQAASKTEEAAPVSSSAVVPQPQNALPAGQATTGVPTTATGPIFAPIPIAPPQPITNPLINGYMDQKHPRRPGKGLDDALIESVKIQVHPTLQSHSPVLATVKPSPKEMDQAATVNLPSHLTRILIVTAIPNHLHNRQYSLWTLVNKQPFKPLHLQAPGQQPNERAFEAMLHHGINVIETHLIAAIPQDERVPGGPEVELEVFTITVNVLRN, encoded by the exons ATGGACAGCAAACGCAAGGCCAATGGGCCTTCATCCGCTGAGAACGACGACAGAGGCTCTAAGCGTCGTAGACTTACT AATGATTTCGATCTCTCAAAAGGTCAGACCCGGGAATCCACAACAGCGTATGGATTATCTTTTCTGGACCATCTTCGCAAAACTACCGACAAAAA TGGCCGTCTCGTCGCGACCAATTTCGAGGAGCTTCCACCTCGCGATGGCAATGATGACTACTACGAAAACACGCGCATGCCTATCTCAATATCAATGATCGAGAACAAACTGAATAATGGCGAATTTAAGAATCTTTCTGAGCTCGAGGGTTACTTTAAACGCATGATCAGCAACGCCAAGGAATTCTATTCCAGGTCTGATCCGGAGTTCGAAGATGCGGAACGAATCAGAAAGGCCCTCAGCAATTACATGACAAAGACGAATCCAGCTTACGAAGCTCGTGGTTATCAAGTTTTGCCTACCCCATTCCCTGATGAAGATGGTGCCGAGGATGAGCAgaacgagaacgagaacgagaacgagaacgagaacgaggACAAAGAGAAtggcgaagatgaagacgaagacgaagacgaagacgaagacgaggaagatgagcccgaggaagacgaagaaaatgaagacgatgaggaggaagaggaagcggAAGAGCTGCCAACCTCTCGCAGGCGAACAACAATCACCCTCAAGCGGAGGGGACCTGACCGTACACCAGCAAGAAGAGCATCGACAAGAGGCAAGGAAACCCCAAAGCCAGCAGTACCTGCAGCGAAGCCCGACCATCAATATGAGGATATGCCCTTCAAGGGCCTATCCTTCCAGCAAGCGCAAGAAAAGCTTGTTGAGGAAGTTATACGACACGAAGACCCTGG ATACGATGGCCCTTATtttgaagccttcattaacCTGCCGCCTCGCTCCCTGAAGGAATACTACAAAGTCATCAGTGATCCTATGTCGCTCAGAAAGTTGCAGAGGGCAGTAAAGGGCATGCATGGTCGAGGTGGCAGTACAGGCGTCAGCGATTTCAAGTCCTGGGCTGCTTTTGAGGAGAAAGCAAAGCTACTGTGGACTAATGCATACTTTTTCAACGAGGAGGGAAGCGAAATATACTCTGTCGCTCAGGAACTCGAG GAGTTCTTTACCGAACAGCTCAAACAGGCGCAAGCCGATGTGCCAGAGCCCACTCAACCAAAGATTAAACTCAAGGTTGGAGGAACCAGCGACACCCCTACACCTGGACCGAAGAAAATCACCATTCATGTTGGAGGCCAGCGGGATTCTGCAGATTCCCCGGCGCCGGGTCAACAAAAAGAGGCGGCAAACGGCCTTGGTGTTAACGGTACAACGCGCACTTCTACGCCTGCCCAGACTATTAACTCTCAGCTAGAAAAGGCTAGAAGTACATCTATCTCTGCCCCATCCCCAAGCCCATCTACACAAGCAGCTTCGAAAACGGAAGAAGCTGCCCCTGTTTCATCATCAGCCGTTGTGCCACAGCCCCAAAACGCTCTCCCCGCTGGCCAAGCTACGACTGGAGTTCCTACAACCGCAACAGGCCCTATTTTTGCCCCTATCCCTATCGCACCACCTCAGCCAATAACAAACCCCTTGATCAACGGCTACATGGATCAGAAGCATCCTCGCCGTCCCGGTAAAG GTCTCGATGATGCTCTTATTGAAAGTGTGAAAATACAAGTTCATCCAACCTTACAGTCACACAGTCCCGTACTAGCAACCGTCAAACCCAGCCCCAAGGAGATGGATCAGGCTGCTACCGTCAACCTGCCCTCTCATCTTACACGAATCCTTATCGTTACCGCTATACCAAACCATTTACACAACAGACAGTACAGCCTGTGGACATTGGTAAACAAGCAACCGTTCAAGCCTCTGCACCTCCAAGCTCCTGGCCAACAACCCAACGAGCGCGCATTCGAGGCCATGCTGCATCATGGGATCAACGTAATCGAAACGCATCTTATTGCCGCGATTCCCCAAGATGAGCGTGTGCCAGGGGGTCCGGAGGTTGAGCTCGAAGTGTTCACAATCACCGTCAACGTGCTGCGGAACTAG
- a CDS encoding hypothetical protein (TransMembrane:3 (o230-248i463-480o492-514i)) has protein sequence MSFIRRNTAPPPTLPVHNGHSRIASRYFGWVATATSVIWTEQDEWKKQYKMAKYSASEHNKPFTEMLRERNGYDCPEVSFVMDRHPSTRGEHETLCVEAFTQGADWVLLGNDPTTTRGHQLANVEEPKAWISDRNYWLLRDAAADPLPYENILGRHEFYKVLQNERFREGPLGEMIGPIRHLFVSNPDGTSVMSILKTANQFQAPALHDLFANYITTSPTPSIKLKVSDFWNTSYVISFALPFYAIGLSGKQDRRTLHDPKSMFRARYTLDSLNIQELRRLLGYSEDSPLEGKLVLHEGVYSFATTGVTEEHWTAYCFDDDFYESEPRLLEEGEELESSEGTRDGGPRRNLNPSNKHDWKIFPELLSKVIFYNTKNVEEIENFLANDVQLSSAGVPQGELWQSLRSDVKAIKALRAIDGKLKELRDVGDKLEETKRSFKELRRERKLDRADEQQSRDERAKEFAVAAVSFAILSLIAQVYSGKPQKGDEASWPGYLFLVASFIVICIAGILYMLRKHVAYYSKALGAKLNGLLRMARLGLRYDTVIRLATRVLGWTWHQSGFGFFVGVLKQRLRREEPGLPV, from the exons ATGTCATTTATAAGAAGGAATACAGCACCTCCTCCAACTCTACCAGTACACAATGGCCATTCCCGAATTGCATCCAGGTACTTTGGCTGGGTAGCCACAGCTACTTCCGTTATATGGACTGAGCAAGATGAATGGAAGAAGCAGTACAAGATGGCCAAGTACTCAGCTTCAGAGCACAACAAACCATTTACCGAGATGCTTAGAGAAAGGAATGGCTATGACTGCCCAGAGGTCTCGTTTGTAATGGATAGGCATCCGTCAACTCGTGGAGAACACGAAACATTATGTGTTGAAGCGTTCACCCAGGGTGCTGATTGGGTTCTTCTTGGCAATGACCCAACTACAACTCGAGGTCATCAACTAGCAAATGTGGAGGAGCCCAAAGCCTGGATATCGGATCGAAACTATTGGCTTCTTAGGGACGCTGCGGCCGACCCTCTCCCGTATGAGAATATACTAGGTCGTCATGAGTTCTATAAGGTCTTACAGAACGAG CGGTTTCGTGAGGGTCCATTAGGAGAGATGATTGGCCCCATCCGGCATCT ATTTGTCAGTAATCCGGATGGAACAAGCGTTATGTCAATCTTGAAGACAGCAAACCAATTTCAAGCCCCTGCTCTTCATGATCTTTTTGCAAACTACATTACAACAAGTCCAACTCCAAGCATCAAACTGAAAGTCTCT GACTTCTGGAACACCAGTTACGTTATCAGCTTTGCTTTACCATTTTATGCGATTGGTCTTAGCGGAAAGCAGGATAGACGTACTCTTCATGACCCTAAATCCATGTTCCGTGCTCGCTACACCCTGGATTCTTTGAATATACAGGAGCTGCGTCGACTTCTAGGATACTCAGAAGACTCCCCCTTAGAAGGAAAACTAGTACTACACGAGGGAGTGTATTCGTTTGCCACGACCGGTGTGACTGAGGAGCATTGGACGGCGTAttgctttgatgatgatttcTATGAAAGTGAACCACGGCTACTAgaggaaggagaagaacTCGAGAGCTCCGAAGG CACCAGAGACGGCGGTCCCCGCAGGAATCTCAACCCTTCAAACAAGCACGACTGGAAGATATTCCCTGAACTATTGAGCAAGGTGATATTTTACAATACGAAAAACGTCGAAGAAATCGAGAACTTCCTGGCGAATGATGTCCAGTTGAGCTCAGCCGGAGTACCTCAAGGGGAGCTCTGGCAGAGTCTACGAAGCGATGTCAAAGCTATCAAGGCTTTACGCGCAATTGATGGAAAACTGAAAGAGCTACGGGACGTTGGAGACAAGCTTGAGGAGACAAAAAGATCATTTAAGGAACTCAGGCGTGAA AGGAAGCTCGATCGTGCAGATGAACAGCAAAGCAGAGATGAAAGAGCCAAAGAGTTTGCGGTTGCAGCAGTT TCATTTGCCATCCTGTCCTTGATTGCTCAAGTTTACAGTGGAAAGCCGCAGAAAGGCGATGAAGCATCCTGGCCCGGATACCTCTTTCTTGTGGCATCTTTTATCGTTATATGTATAGCGGGCATATTGTATATGCTCCGAAAACATGTTGCGTATTACAGTAAAGCGCTGGGGGCAAAACTCAATGGACTTCTGAGGATGGCGAGGCTGGGTCTACGGTACGATACAGTGATTCGTTTGGCAACAAGAGTTTTGGGTTGGACATGGCACCAGTCTGGATTTGGATTCTTTGTCGGTGTCTTGAAACAGCGtttgagaagagaagaaccaGGACTCCCTGTATAA
- a CDS encoding hypothetical protein (SECRETED:SignalP(1-17)~TransMembrane:1 (n3-14c21/22o330-352i)), with protein sequence MKLTIGLSVALAGFAAASHQAATDVAKVYILRGSHHTEPTTSLTPSEARLILHQRLAPEGEGPSFRDFTDSDDEERIISLMNKFGKTPAPLFSDDTTATPRQLVINIDGMPTFEYESFFGWLFNTKPDFTLDPSKENGEHPEIFQSVIAKMPECPLSQIVAMNDNCFNGKAALATYSRSQDGDHPTTLLNELPKLQKLAESGELHTTLVFLPLVADHENDSGEDQDLRRRQAETVISSIEEVQEVSAAETSSVPEIPKFSSVPSSMCFKSESECMKTTGNCSGHGKCQSRYGKGDDSCFSCHCLNTVSKAGSVTHWAGGACSKQDISVQFWLFAGFTIALVTILYLAIGMLFSVGEEKLPGVIGAGVSRSK encoded by the exons ATGAAGCTCACCATTGGGCTCAGTGTAGCCCTTGCAGGCTTTGCTGCTGCCTCTCACCAAGCCGCTACCGATGTTGCCAAAGTTTACATCCTACGAGGATCCCACCATACCGAGCCTACAACGAGTCTCACCCCGAGCGAAGCACGCCTCATCCTTCACCAGCGTCTCGCCCCCGAAGGAGAAGGACCTTCATTCCGCGATTTCACCGActccgatgatgaggagagaaTCATTTCTTTAATGAACAAATTTGGCAAAACTCCTGCGCCATTGTTTTCCGATGACACGACCGCGACGCCGCGCCAGCTAGTTATCAACATTGATGGAATGCCTACGTTCGAGTATGAATCGTTCTTTGGCTGGCTCTTCAACACAAAGCCCGACTTTACTTTAGACCCAAGCAAGGAGAATGGAGAGCATCCTGAAATCTTCCAGAGCGTTATCGCCAAGATGCCGGAATGCCCCCTGAGCCAGATTGTCGCCATGAACGACAACTGTTTCAACGGTAAAGCAGCTCTTGCAACATATAGCCGATCACAG GATGGAGATCACCCCACCACCCTCCTAAACGAGCTTCCTAAGCTTCAGAAGCTCGCTGAGTCAGGCGAATTGCACACCACCTTGGTCTTCCTCCCCCTGGTGGCCGACCATGAGAACGATTCTGGCGAGGATCAGGACCTTCGACGCCGACAAGCCGAGACCGTCATCTCCTCTATTGAGGAGGTCCAGGAAGTGTCCGCTGCCGAGACCTCATCCGTCCCCGAGATCCCCAAGTTCTCTTCAGTCCCTTCATCCATGTGCTTTAAGTCTGAGTCCGAGTGCATGAAGACAACTGGCAACTGTTCTGGCCATGGTAAATGCCAGAGCAGGTATGGTAAGGGCGACGACTCTTGCTTCTCTTGCCACTGCCTTAACACCGTGTCCAAAGCCGGTAGCGTCACTCACTGGGCCGGGGGTGCTTGCTCTAAGCAGGACATCAGCGTTCAGTTCTGGCTCTTTGCCGGCTTCACCATTGCTCTCGTCACCATCCTTTATCTGGCCATTGGCATGCTGTTCAGCGTTGGCGAGGAGAAGCTACCAGGAGTCATTGGTGCTGGCGTGTCCAGGTCCAAGTAG
- a CDS encoding hypothetical protein (TransMembrane:1 (i210-226o)) — translation MSSAGGHRPKPATAKWGAACAQCSIAKAKCIRSNNAPGSKCDSRTAQIEERLNGLVNLLKAGGLTNADLATDTTCIPTEVDPHVTDQQKPSSKESEPSFVSNTEGWAIPDTYNSYAPPQCICRQISGEVPPPPGSDQELLNLYRKEFQALNPFVIIPNGVTAAKLRETRPFLMASIRMVTSNRSLRSMRAQMYHLMKHVADHMLIRSERSLDLLLGIIVIVTWYQYHCFMHAQLNNLIALATTLIGELGLNRSPTVHERTSLMVVIPFQPKARCLSMLEQEREYETDVRLVALVRIQHLAERISQLNAPDEPTEEVVGFPTAPTSAYVSAFQTELDRIRNGLPLELQNDNVIKMFLNAVVLRLYEPPLLDTSRIISMSESLTTPTLGAASALDIFYHSRNALKQFFDHWLSIPISEYHSQTTAVAAQLIYGMTMLGRWTKFTAQIPLTRPPMPMPEDTSAQNPNLELYRAESEHSTSVSPAHATPSATTPIACENHSQAASPISLREGTDPRLPAAVAALRSQIQTQPGLHLDVTGILSGIYSKFEEANASVQVSSAEPGTSDHNVWSMSAIKVRITRAKLERWVEIVASGTAALKIHDGNVRDTEMEDRGTSDNGRATVVGTAQSGNEIHIDDFGMPDWNEMPWNPDILQGVDPSLWFDGYLDWGAVMSSMSNNEQ, via the exons ATGTCGAGCGCTGGTGGCCATAGACCCAAGCCTGCGACGGCTAAATGGGGTGCTGCTTGCGCGCAGTGCTCTATAGCAAAGGCCAAATGCATACGGTCAAACAATGCGCCTGGATCTAAATGCGACAG TAGAACTGCTCAAATAGAGGAAAGACTCAATGGATTGGTCAACCTCCTGAAAGCAGGCGGATTGACTAATGCCGACCTAGCAACTGATACTACCTGTATCCCAACTGAGGTAGACCCTCATGTTACTGATCAACAGAAGCCTTCGTCAAAGGAGAGTGAACCTTCATTTGTATCCAACACTGAAGGGTGGGCGATTCCTGATACATACAACTCTTACGCGCCGCCGCAATGTATCTGCAGACAGATTAGTGGAGAAGTTCCTCCTCCACCAGGTTCAGACCAAGAGCTTCTCAACCTCTATCGAAAAGAGTTCCAGGCTCTGAACCCCTTTGTTATTATACCTAATGGTGTTACAGCGGCCAAACTAAGAGAAACCAGACCCTTTCTCATGGCCTCTATACGAATGGTTACGTCAAATCGTAGTCTGCGATCCATGAGAGCTCAGATGTACCATTTGATGAAACACGTCGCAGACCACATGCTCATCCGATCCGAGCGATCACTAGACCTTTTGCTAGGTATAATTGTCATAGTTACGTGGTATCAGTATCACTGCTTCATGCATGCTCAACTTAATAACCTGATTGCTTTGGCCACTACACTCATTGGCGAGCTGGGCTTGAACCGAAGTCCTACTGTTCATGAACGGACTAGCTTGATGGTTGTAATACCATTCCAGCCCAAAGCGC GTTGTCTATCTATGCTTGAACAGGAGAGGGAATATGAGACAGATGTGCGACTCGTAGCACTCGTTCGTATACAACACTTGGCTGAGCGCATCTCACAACTCAATGCCCCTGACGAACCTACAGAGGAAGTTGTTGGGTTTCCAACAGCGCCAACGTCAGCCTATGTTTCCGCGTTTCAAACCGAACTCGACAGGATACGGAATGGGTTGCCCCTTGAATTGCAAAACGACA ATGTGATAAAAATGTTTCTCAATGCAGTAGTACTCCGTCTATATGAACCCCCTTTACTTGATACTTCTCGAATAATCTCAATGTCGGAATCTTTGACAACTCCTACATTAGGGGCTGCCTCGGCACTGGACATATTCTACCACTCAAGAAACGCTTTGAAGCAATTCTTTGATCATTGGCTATCAATACCGATCTCTGAGTACCACAGCCAGACCACTGCGGTAGCCGCCCAACTGATCTATGGGATGACAATGCTTGGCCGGTGGACAAAATTTACAGCGCAGATCCCTTTGACAAGACCTCCCATGCCAATGCCCGAGGATACCAGCGCACAGAACCCGAACCTGGAACTATACAGAGCAGAATCAGAGCATTCGACGAGTGTAAGCCCAGCACATGCTACGCCCTCGGCCACAACGCCCATTGCGTGTGAAAACCATTCTCAAGCAGCCAGTCCCATCTCTTTACGAGAGGGCACAGACCCAAGACTACCGGCTGCAGTAGCTGCCTTGCGATCGCAGATTCAAACCCAACCAGGCCTACACTTAGACGTCACGGGGATACTATCAGGTATATATTCCAAGTTTGAAGAGGCCAACGCATCTGTTCAGGTGTCCTCAGCCGAACCTGGTACTTCAGACCACAACGTCTGGAGTATGAGCGCCATTAAGGTCAGGATCACAAGAGCAAAGCTGGAGCGGTGGGTAGAGATAGTTGCGTCTGGAACAGCGGCGCTTAAGATCCACGACGGCAATGTCCGAGACACTGAAATGGAGGATCGGGGTACGAGCGATAACGGGAGAGCTACGGTAGTTGGCACAGCGCAATCGGGCAACGAGATACACATCGACGATTTCGGAATGCCTGATTGGAACGAGATGCCTTGGAATCCTGATATACTTCAGGGGGTTGACCCGTCGTTATGGTTCGATGGATACCTGGATTGGGGAGCTGTTATGAGCTCTATGAGCAATAACGAGCAGTGA